A portion of the Stigmatella aurantiaca DW4/3-1 genome contains these proteins:
- a CDS encoding stage II sporulation protein M, which yields MATPLPAFVARRRPDWDALRALLARLRAGTLRLDELRTLDTLYRRTASDLAHAQTFYPATDAHRFLNQLCGQAYAAIYQPPRERWVAVRGFFWHEFPATLRAEGRFVATSGGLFILGLLLGALVVLLEPRGAELLVPAGVRSYVAQGRMWTDDLLSVAPPNAVSSSIATNNLTVIIFTFASGILLGLGTVFTLVNNGVQIGAITALCSREGLGGALLDFVAAHGPVELSIIVIAGGAGLMIGQALIDPGELPRGQALALRGKAAVKLVLGCAPFLAAIGAVEGFISPGSLFPTWLKAALGLTLGTLFWTYLLRAGKGETLSSTRLR from the coding sequence GTGGCCACGCCCCTGCCCGCCTTCGTCGCGCGCCGACGCCCGGACTGGGACGCCCTGCGGGCGCTGCTGGCCCGGCTCCGGGCGGGCACCCTGCGGCTGGACGAGCTGCGCACGCTCGATACCCTCTACCGCCGGACCGCCTCGGACCTGGCACACGCGCAGACCTTCTACCCCGCCACGGACGCCCACCGCTTCCTCAACCAGCTCTGTGGCCAGGCCTACGCCGCCATCTACCAGCCTCCGCGGGAGCGCTGGGTGGCTGTGCGCGGCTTCTTCTGGCACGAGTTCCCCGCCACCCTGCGGGCCGAGGGGCGCTTTGTGGCCACGAGCGGAGGGCTCTTCATCCTGGGGCTGCTGCTGGGCGCGCTGGTGGTGCTGCTGGAGCCCCGGGGCGCGGAGCTGCTCGTGCCCGCCGGGGTGCGCTCCTATGTGGCCCAGGGGCGAATGTGGACGGACGATCTGCTCTCCGTGGCCCCGCCCAACGCGGTGTCCTCCAGCATCGCCACCAACAACCTCACCGTCATCATCTTCACCTTCGCCTCCGGCATTCTCCTGGGCTTGGGCACGGTGTTCACCCTCGTCAACAACGGGGTGCAGATCGGCGCCATCACCGCGCTCTGTTCCCGCGAAGGACTGGGAGGGGCGCTGCTGGACTTCGTGGCCGCTCACGGCCCGGTGGAGCTGTCCATCATCGTCATCGCGGGCGGCGCGGGGTTGATGATCGGCCAGGCGCTCATCGACCCGGGGGAACTGCCCCGGGGTCAGGCGCTCGCCCTGCGTGGCAAGGCCGCCGTGAAGCTCGTGCTGGGCTGCGCGCCCTTCCTGGCCGCGATTGGCGCCGTCGAGGGCTTCATCTCTCCGGGCAGCCTGTTTCCCACCTGGCTCAAGGCGGCGCTCGGGTTGACGCTGGGGACGCTTTTCTGGACTTACCTGCTCCGGGCCGGCAAGGGCGAGACGCTCTCCTCGACGAGGCTGCGCTGA
- the fruA gene encoding response regulator transcription factor FruA produces MAQNQLSVRISVLEGPWSAWQGLADGLRSEGLNVMSVTRDVRTLLDSLGTDPPQVTILDVEPDHEATVGCSVTEGLNLLREARKRRLEVRMLMLSAVSAPDIISQCFDEGASGYLFRAGLGVGAVATAIHGLIRGERLFPVQLLRNDFEHPPVATQPASVLNALTQREREVLGYVAGGADNLKIAAHLQIAERTVKSHVTQLYRKLGAENRTQLALRACHLGVRPPPDL; encoded by the coding sequence ATGGCACAAAATCAGCTATCGGTTCGTATTTCCGTTCTTGAAGGTCCATGGTCCGCGTGGCAAGGGCTCGCCGACGGATTGCGCAGTGAGGGACTGAACGTCATGTCCGTCACGCGGGATGTGAGGACCCTGCTCGACAGCCTGGGAACGGATCCACCGCAAGTCACCATTCTGGATGTCGAGCCGGACCACGAGGCCACGGTCGGGTGCTCGGTCACGGAGGGGCTCAACCTCCTGCGCGAGGCGCGCAAGCGCCGGCTGGAGGTCCGGATGCTGATGCTGTCGGCGGTCAGCGCTCCGGACATCATCTCTCAGTGCTTTGATGAGGGGGCCTCGGGCTACCTCTTCCGCGCGGGCCTGGGCGTGGGCGCGGTGGCGACCGCCATTCACGGGCTGATCCGGGGCGAGCGGCTGTTCCCCGTGCAACTGCTGCGCAATGACTTCGAGCATCCACCGGTGGCCACGCAACCAGCCAGCGTGCTGAACGCCCTCACGCAGCGTGAACGCGAGGTGTTGGGCTACGTGGCGGGGGGCGCGGACAATCTGAAGATCGCCGCGCACCTGCAGATCGCCGAGCGCACGGTGAAGTCCCACGTGACGCAGCTGTACCGCAAGCTGGGGGCGGAGAACCGGACCCAGCTCGCGCTGCGCGCCTGCCACCTGGGAGTGCGGCCGCCGCCGGATTTGTGA
- a CDS encoding RDD family protein, which produces MAFSPSPSLDVATPERVALTLPVAGIGYRCLAWLLDAAILFFFWVIAYFVFSLLVSDVLGAFRGLSGLGQTLLVVGVFATQWLYWTAAEVLTHGQTPGKRLTGIRVVRSDGSPVGVYESAVRNLLRAVDFLPLLYATGCITMLFTPQHRRLGDLLAGTVLVREERFNLDRYTAPATAVPTLAPSGTVHLGPEEVDLILDFLERAAWLEPEARQRLGARLVERFGGLEEAERARVLASPETLEGFLRARAQSVS; this is translated from the coding sequence ATGGCGTTCTCCCCTTCCCCCAGCCTCGATGTGGCCACCCCTGAGCGCGTGGCCCTCACCCTGCCGGTGGCCGGCATTGGCTACCGATGCCTTGCCTGGCTCCTCGATGCGGCGATCCTCTTCTTCTTCTGGGTCATCGCCTACTTCGTCTTCTCGCTGCTCGTCTCGGACGTGCTCGGGGCCTTCCGGGGATTGTCCGGGCTTGGGCAGACGCTGCTCGTCGTGGGGGTCTTCGCCACCCAGTGGTTGTATTGGACAGCGGCCGAGGTCCTCACTCACGGGCAGACGCCCGGCAAGCGGCTGACGGGGATCCGCGTCGTCCGCTCGGATGGCTCGCCCGTGGGGGTGTACGAGAGCGCCGTGCGCAACCTGCTGCGGGCGGTGGACTTCCTGCCCCTGCTCTACGCCACCGGCTGCATCACCATGCTCTTCACGCCTCAGCACCGCCGGCTGGGAGATCTGCTGGCCGGGACCGTCCTGGTGCGCGAGGAGCGCTTCAACCTGGACCGGTACACGGCCCCCGCCACCGCCGTGCCCACCCTGGCCCCCTCCGGGACCGTGCACCTGGGGCCCGAGGAGGTGGACCTCATCCTCGACTTCCTCGAGCGCGCCGCCTGGCTGGAGCCCGAGGCAAGGCAACGGCTGGGCGCGCGGCTGGTGGAGCGCTTCGGGGGCCTGGAGGAGGCCGAGCGCGCCAGGGTTCTTGCCTCCCCGGAAACCCTCGAGGGGTTTCTCCGGGCGCGAGCCCAGTCGGTGAGCTGA
- a CDS encoding SMP-30/gluconolactonase/LRE family protein: MTLHRAVILAVLGVGCAAQQRPREVSEDAPAPVSQVLAFDMAQGQFPEGLAVRGGDAYVGMAPTGQVLRISASGAVTPYGRWPSIPPNAGFLTGLVFDAEGNLYAGLASYSPQLRTGIYRLAAQAEEATLFASHPELAFPNGLEFDAKGRLFVTDSATGAVFVFGPEGQGEKWAAAPSLLGDNAFCGTAEIPFPIGANGLTFEGDSVLVVSSDRASLVRIPVKPDGSAGTPELVLGPDCKGFFGADDVLRDPKDGSLWVSMNRANRILRITPDKRIHAIEADGLFDGPASLAIAEHEGRRWMYVTNFGFMTAGRGGIPRLGLLRFPLSGPE, from the coding sequence ATGACGTTGCACCGTGCTGTCATTCTGGCCGTTCTTGGGGTGGGGTGTGCCGCCCAGCAGCGGCCTCGCGAGGTTTCGGAGGACGCGCCGGCCCCGGTCAGCCAGGTCCTCGCTTTTGACATGGCGCAAGGCCAGTTTCCCGAGGGGCTCGCCGTGCGAGGCGGGGACGCCTATGTCGGCATGGCGCCCACGGGACAGGTGCTCCGGATCTCCGCCTCGGGGGCGGTGACGCCCTATGGGCGCTGGCCCTCGATTCCACCCAATGCGGGCTTTCTCACCGGCCTTGTCTTTGATGCGGAGGGAAATCTCTACGCGGGGCTGGCCTCGTACTCGCCCCAGCTTCGCACGGGCATCTACCGGCTCGCGGCTCAGGCCGAAGAGGCCACCCTGTTTGCCTCCCACCCGGAGCTGGCCTTCCCCAATGGCCTGGAGTTCGATGCGAAGGGGCGCCTGTTCGTCACGGACTCCGCCACCGGGGCCGTGTTCGTGTTTGGACCGGAGGGGCAGGGCGAGAAGTGGGCCGCCGCCCCCTCGCTCCTGGGAGACAACGCTTTTTGTGGCACGGCGGAGATCCCCTTTCCCATTGGCGCCAACGGACTGACATTCGAGGGAGACAGCGTGCTGGTCGTCAGCAGTGACCGGGCCTCGCTCGTGCGCATTCCGGTCAAGCCGGACGGCAGTGCGGGAACCCCTGAACTGGTGCTCGGCCCGGATTGCAAGGGCTTCTTCGGGGCCGATGACGTGCTGAGGGATCCGAAGGACGGCAGCCTGTGGGTGTCGATGAACCGGGCGAACCGCATCCTCCGGATCACTCCAGACAAGCGCATTCACGCCATCGAGGCGGACGGCCTGTTTGACGGCCCCGCCAGCCTGGCCATCGCCGAGCACGAGGGCCGCCGGTGGATGTATGTCACCAACTTTGGATTCATGACCGCGGGCCGGGGCGGTATCCCGCGGCTGGGTCTCCTCCGGTTTCCCCTCTCCGGGCCGGAGTAA
- a CDS encoding right-handed parallel beta-helix repeat-containing protein, translating into MLQGKSSQRVFKNATGVLSCLFVLACGAGDEWSSDYFPQAEQLQARDPGPSEPTGKSWFVSPQGSDEARGTREAPLRTLTRATALAKAGDAIRVLPGVYAETLVLEAKGTDAPVFLIGEGSPRPTLVPNRQDRGSLIRVKGRWRLENLHIDLGGAPMVAVLFENGGHHSVLSRSELHHGTAGTGVLVEGAENVTLQHNTLHHFIKPGDDSHGVTVVGPSRNVVIWDNDIHHNSGDSIQCQAGKEPAEAVLIDGNTLHEDGENGVDIKRCHEVIVRNNRMFGFPNLDLRNAGTSAGEAVVIHEAARGIKLQNNDISDAGRGISVVGDSTFPEGVWVEGNTIQDIHSRTKGNGHGIRIEVAKNVKVLDNTLANTASYGMMVAADDKQVQGLIIQNNSLRGGAQSLLLRLGHERFRPGLVLEGNRYARGGILQADGVKEKLGGSNAHLRGEFSGERLTLASHASLDAWRQVLEVDAGADLLE; encoded by the coding sequence ATGCTCCAAGGAAAGAGCAGTCAGCGAGTCTTCAAGAACGCAACCGGCGTGCTCTCCTGCCTCTTCGTGCTGGCCTGCGGCGCTGGAGACGAGTGGTCTTCGGACTACTTCCCGCAGGCCGAGCAACTCCAGGCACGGGATCCGGGCCCCTCGGAGCCCACGGGGAAGAGCTGGTTTGTCAGCCCCCAGGGCTCGGATGAGGCCCGTGGCACGCGCGAGGCACCGCTGCGCACCCTCACCCGGGCCACGGCGCTCGCCAAGGCGGGAGATGCCATCCGGGTGCTCCCTGGCGTGTATGCCGAGACCCTGGTCCTCGAGGCCAAGGGCACGGACGCTCCGGTCTTCCTCATCGGCGAAGGCTCACCTCGTCCCACCCTGGTGCCCAACCGTCAGGACCGGGGCTCGCTCATCCGCGTGAAGGGGCGCTGGCGTCTGGAAAACCTCCACATCGATCTGGGGGGGGCCCCGATGGTGGCCGTCCTCTTCGAGAACGGCGGCCACCACTCGGTCCTGTCCAGGAGTGAGCTTCACCACGGGACGGCGGGCACGGGGGTGCTCGTGGAGGGCGCGGAGAACGTCACCCTCCAGCACAACACCCTTCACCACTTCATCAAGCCGGGAGACGACTCCCACGGCGTGACGGTGGTGGGCCCCTCGCGCAACGTCGTCATCTGGGACAACGACATCCATCACAACTCGGGCGATTCCATCCAGTGCCAGGCAGGCAAGGAGCCCGCCGAGGCCGTGCTCATCGACGGCAACACGCTGCACGAGGATGGGGAGAACGGGGTGGACATCAAGCGGTGCCACGAAGTCATTGTCCGCAACAACCGCATGTTCGGCTTTCCGAACCTGGACCTGCGCAACGCGGGGACCTCCGCCGGGGAGGCGGTCGTCATCCACGAGGCGGCCCGTGGCATCAAGCTCCAGAACAACGACATCTCGGATGCGGGCCGTGGCATCTCCGTGGTGGGGGACAGCACGTTCCCCGAGGGCGTCTGGGTGGAGGGCAACACCATCCAGGACATCCACAGCCGCACGAAGGGCAACGGCCATGGCATCCGCATCGAGGTCGCCAAGAACGTGAAGGTGTTGGACAACACGCTGGCGAACACGGCCAGCTACGGAATGATGGTGGCTGCCGATGACAAGCAGGTCCAGGGCCTCATCATCCAGAACAACTCCCTCCGGGGAGGGGCCCAGTCCCTTCTGCTCCGCCTGGGGCACGAGCGTTTCCGCCCCGGTCTCGTCCTGGAAGGCAACCGCTATGCCCGCGGAGGCATCCTCCAGGCCGATGGGGTGAAGGAGAAGCTCGGTGGCTCGAACGCTCACCTCAGGGGAGAATTCTCCGGAGAGCGGCTGACCCTCGCCTCTCACGCGAGCCTCGATGCATGGCGGCAAGTGCTCGAGGTGGACGCCGGGGCCGACCTGCTGGAGTGA
- a CDS encoding J domain-containing protein gives MNPAVVSWQTLENVEVECTHCGVRMTLHEGSGRRVKYFRCGSCHRWVSSTYTDIFRSDAKMRTHPAKDTSAEDARFLEVKDRLDRWLNALEEQDPYRVLGVSPLDSAEVVRTRYRELALERHPDRGGSVEKMRELNGAYEKILRHRQRKRAESMVQRSLVEESVSPLPARSR, from the coding sequence ATGAATCCGGCGGTGGTGAGTTGGCAGACCCTGGAGAACGTCGAAGTCGAGTGCACGCACTGCGGCGTTCGGATGACCCTACATGAGGGAAGTGGCCGGCGGGTGAAGTACTTCCGTTGCGGCTCCTGTCACCGCTGGGTCTCCAGCACCTACACGGACATCTTCCGCTCGGATGCCAAGATGCGCACCCATCCGGCGAAGGACACCTCCGCGGAGGATGCCCGTTTCCTGGAGGTGAAGGATCGGCTGGATCGCTGGCTCAACGCGCTGGAAGAGCAGGATCCGTACCGCGTGCTGGGCGTGTCGCCCCTGGACTCGGCGGAGGTGGTGCGGACGCGCTACCGCGAGCTGGCGCTGGAGCGGCACCCGGACCGGGGCGGCTCGGTGGAGAAGATGCGCGAGCTGAACGGTGCCTACGAGAAGATCCTTCGCCACCGCCAGCGCAAGCGCGCGGAGTCCATGGTTCAGCGCAGCCTCGTCGAGGAGAGCGTCTCGCCCTTGCCGGCCCGGAGCAGGTAA